In the Gossypium raimondii isolate GPD5lz chromosome 9, ASM2569854v1, whole genome shotgun sequence genome, one interval contains:
- the LOC128032545 gene encoding uncharacterized mitochondrial protein AtMg00820-like has translation MHQGNENQSLEPSFKVRDVGFEEELDSNSVFAITFNNVQVIIPIIDQEVNSVPQQENAEQLPIQDERDENSNMERYKAHLVAKGYAQKECIDFTETFSPVSSKDSFRTIMTLVTHLDLELH, from the exons ATGCACCAAGGAAATGAAAATCAAAGCTTGGAGCCCTCTTTCAAGGTTAGAGACGTTGGTTTTGAGGAGGAACTGGATTCTAACTCAGTTTTTGCTATCACTTTTAACAATGTTCAGGTTATCATACCTATTATTGACCAAGAAGTGAATTCAGTACCTCAACAAGAAAATGCTGAACAACTCCCTATTCAAGATGAG AGGGATGAAAATAGTAACATGGAGAGGTATAAGGCACATCTTGTAGCTAAAGGATATGCTCAGAAAGAATGTATTGATTTTACAGAGACTTTCTCTCCAGTTTCATCAAAAGACTCTTTTAGGACAATCATGACGCTTGTTACTCATCTTGATCTTGAGTTACATTAG